Proteins found in one Serinicoccus marinus DSM 15273 genomic segment:
- a CDS encoding glutamate ABC transporter substrate-binding protein — MRSTTFRIAALAAAASLTLAACGGDDGGEADAGGGESSEESAAEGGTDGETVTIGIKFDQPGLGLNEGGDPTGMDVDVAKAVAEELGYTEDQIEWKEAISAQREDLLESDQVDMIFATYSITDERKERVQFAGPYFVAGQDLLVPTDSDIEGPDSMGDAILCSVTGSTSAARVNEEYGVALQEYGSYSECMEAMASGQIGALTTDDTILAGFAAQDEYAGQFKVVGNTFSEENYGVGLPQGSDQCEEINEILNGLWEDGTMDQIIEDNLGAADYTPNADLNPPEAGGHCA; from the coding sequence ATGCGTTCCACCACCTTCCGGATCGCCGCGCTCGCGGCCGCCGCCTCCCTGACCCTCGCCGCCTGCGGCGGTGACGACGGGGGCGAGGCCGACGCCGGCGGCGGCGAGTCCAGCGAGGAGAGTGCGGCTGAGGGCGGCACCGACGGCGAGACCGTCACCATCGGCATCAAGTTCGACCAGCCGGGCCTCGGCCTCAACGAGGGCGGCGACCCGACCGGTATGGACGTCGACGTCGCCAAGGCGGTCGCCGAGGAGCTCGGCTACACCGAGGACCAGATCGAGTGGAAGGAGGCGATCTCCGCCCAGCGCGAGGACCTGCTGGAGTCCGACCAGGTCGACATGATCTTCGCCACCTACTCGATCACCGACGAGCGCAAGGAGCGGGTGCAGTTCGCCGGTCCGTACTTCGTCGCCGGCCAGGACCTGCTGGTGCCGACCGACAGCGACATCGAGGGCCCGGACTCCATGGGCGACGCCATCCTGTGCTCGGTGACCGGGTCGACCTCGGCCGCCCGGGTCAACGAGGAGTACGGCGTGGCGCTGCAGGAGTACGGCAGCTACTCCGAGTGCATGGAGGCCATGGCCTCCGGCCAGATCGGCGCCCTCACGACCGACGACACGATCCTCGCCGGCTTCGCCGCCCAGGACGAGTACGCCGGCCAGTTCAAGGTCGTCGGCAACACCTTCTCCGAGGAGAACTACGGCGTCGGCCTGCCGCAGGGCTCCGACCAGTGCGAGGAGATCAACGAGATCCTCAACGGGCTGTGGGAGGACGGCACCATGGACCAGATCATCGAGGACAACCTGGGCGCGGCGGACTACACCCCCAACGCCGACCTCAACCCGCCGGAGGCCGGCGGTCACTGCGCCTGA